From the bacterium genome, the window CGGAGCCGTTGAGGACCTCGACCCGCGTCGGCTCCATATCGCCCTGCCCCGCGCCCTGCAGGAACCGCTCGGCCTCGGCCATCATCTGCTGGTACTCGTCGTCATCCAGCACACAGTAATAGACGCCGCCGATGCGCGCATCATTGCCGGGCAGTGTCAGGCTCTTGAGCGCGCCGGGCTGCAGCTCGCGCATGAAGCGGGCCAGGTCGAGTAGCTCCCGCCACGACAGGTTGGTCTGCACGCAGCGCTGGATGGCGCGCCCGGCCTGGTAGAGCGCCGGGAGCTTCGTCACCCGGAGCTTCTGGGCGATCAGGGCCTTGAGTAGCTTCTGCTGTCGCTTGGCCCGGTCGAAGTCCGTGCCCCCCTTGCCGGGAATGTTCGACAGGCGGTAGCGTACGTAGCCCATCGCCTTGTAGCCGGTCAGGTGCTGGTAGCCCGGCTTGAGGTGGATGACCAGACCGTCCTGCGGGCAGTCGTAGTTCATCCCCCGGCCCTTGCCCTCCACATCCTCCACCTCCAGATCAACGCCGCCGAGGAGGTCCACCGCCTTCACGAAGCCCTGGATATTGATCTTGATGTACCCGTCGGTCGAGATGTCCAGGAGCTCCTCGACCGTGCGGCGGGTCAGTTGCACGCCGCCGAAGTGGTAGGCGTGGTTGATCTTCTGGGCGCCATGGCCGGGGATCTCGGCGCGCAGATCGCGCGGGATGGACAGGAGCGTGGCCCGGTCGGTCGCCGGGGCGACCTGCAGTACCATCAGCGTGTCGGAGCGCCCGCGCTCCTCGCGGTCGTCGGCCCCCATCAGCACAAGCCGCAACCGCTCTACCCCGGCGAAGGGCGGCGGCAGCGTCTCGAGCACCGACCCCTCCGGCGTGCCGGTGCCGGCGAGGGCCGAGTGGTCGTGCAGCGTGACGCCGCCGATGGCGACGACCGCCCCGGCAAGCACGTAGATCAGGAAGTTGCGGAAGGCGGACATGGTGGTGACAGGGGGCGAGATGCTACCGTCCCCGATACAGGCCATTCTCTTGAATGTAGTCGCTCACGGCCTCCGGCGTCAGGTAGCGAATGGACTGCCCCTGCGCTATGCGCTGCCGCAGCTCGGTGGATGAGATGTCGAGTGTCTTGACCGCCAACGGCTCGACCTTGGCTGCCCGCTCCGGCCCCAGCACCCGTGCCAGCTTGTCCAGGTCATAGCCGGGGCGGTGCACGGCCACCAGGCGGCACTCGTCGAGCACCGCGTCAGGCTCCCGCCAGGTCATGATCTCCAGCACGGCATCGGCGCCGGTGATGAAGAAGATCTCCAACGCCGCGCCCCGCTGCCGCCGCAGCTCGCGCAACGTCTCGATGGTGTACGAGGGCCCCGCGCGCTCCAGTTCCAGTCGCGACACGGTGAAGCGCGGGTTGCTCGCCACCGCCAGGGCGGTCATCTGGTAGCGGTGCTCGGCCGGAGAGACGGCGCCGGCAGGCTTGTGCGGCGGCTGGCGGCAGGGCATGAAGATGACCTGCGACAGGCCGAAATGCGCGGCAACTTCCTCCGCAGCAAAAAGGTGGCCGTGATGGATGGGATCGAAGGTCCCGCCCATGACGGCCACGCTGGTCACTGCCCCATCGGCGCCGCACCCGATCATCCTCGGGATTCTAACCCCAACCCCACCCGCCTTGCAAGAGGCGCGCCAGGTGTTCCCGGTTCCGGCAGTCTGCGAGGCACCCCGCCCTATGTCACGGACGGCTGGAAGCCCTCCCCGCGGCCCGTTCTCACTGCCGCTCGATGCGGAAGTCATCCAGCCAGAACTGCTGGCCCTTCTTCCCGTTGGCGTTGGTGTAGAACCAGAACGTCCGCAGCAGCTTGACTCCGGGGTAGGCTTCCCGCAGCCACCGCACGTCCACCGTCGCCTCGTGCCACTGGTCGTCATCCATCAG encodes:
- a CDS encoding LCP family protein, with the translated sequence MSAFRNFLIYVLAGAVVAIGGVTLHDHSALAGTGTPEGSVLETLPPPFAGVERLRLVLMGADDREERGRSDTLMVLQVAPATDRATLLSIPRDLRAEIPGHGAQKINHAYHFGGVQLTRRTVEELLDISTDGYIKINIQGFVKAVDLLGGVDLEVEDVEGKGRGMNYDCPQDGLVIHLKPGYQHLTGYKAMGYVRYRLSNIPGKGGTDFDRAKRQQKLLKALIAQKLRVTKLPALYQAGRAIQRCVQTNLSWRELLDLARFMRELQPGALKSLTLPGNDARIGGVYYCVLDDDEYQQMMAEAERFLQGAGQGDMEPTRVEVLNGSGVTGAAAEAADKLKSEGFVVVRVGNAPTAGHQQTTVLYRGDMQAEAQRLTTALGAGTIQEDVGAGEAPPGTAQIQVTIGKDLAHP
- the nadD gene encoding nicotinate-nucleotide adenylyltransferase, with the translated sequence MIGCGADGAVTSVAVMGGTFDPIHHGHLFAAEEVAAHFGLSQVIFMPCRQPPHKPAGAVSPAEHRYQMTALAVASNPRFTVSRLELERAGPSYTIETLRELRRQRGAALEIFFITGADAVLEIMTWREPDAVLDECRLVAVHRPGYDLDKLARVLGPERAAKVEPLAVKTLDISSTELRQRIAQGQSIRYLTPEAVSDYIQENGLYRGR